The DNA region ACATTGACTTCAACTCTGTTAATGAGCACATTAAATTCAATTTGCAATCTGCATAATCACAAGCGGTCAACCATTCATTTTTCTATGCTTATTCCTCTCAACATCTAAGCTTGGAGAGCCGTTCTTTTGCAGCAATTCTGATTAGCTTGATTTTGTAAACAGGAAAGAAATATATCcataaatgcaaaatgacattaaagggatagttcacccaaaaatgaaaattacctaATGATGTACtgaccctcaagccatcctaggtgtatatgactttcttctttcagacataTAGAAGACAATCAGAGCTGTATGTATAAAAACTAATGATTTAGACATTGAATAGACATTGAGATTTTGAAGGGCAAAAAAGTTAAtccatccattaaaaaaaagtactccAAGACTCCAAGGGGTTAATAAAGACCTTCTGAAGTGAAGTaatgcatttgtgtaaaaaaaagataatattgcAGTTTATTAGGTTGTAAATATGGATTTTCTTTGtcttacacaaacacatcactTTCATTCAGAATAgctttattaatcttttggtgTCTGTTGGAGTATTTTTATAATGGGCGGatgcatgtttttgtgctttaaaatcTATTGACTGCAGTTATAAAGCTTTGAAGAGCTCTGAGAACTGTTTTtgtatgaaagaaagaaagtcatatacacatCTAGCATGGCTTGAGGGTGATTATATCACAGAGTAATTTACACTTTTGGGTGAGCTATACCTTTAAGCTTTTTCTGAAGAAATAAACGAGGTTGCTCCATAGAAATAATATTCAGTTTCAATAAATTAAGTATTCATTCCGACTTGAATAATTAGCAGCAGCCTTCATTTCAATGCTTTTTCCCTGCGTTGAATGAAGTAGTTCTTGTCAAGGAATAATTGATGTACTTTTGTAATGTCACTGCAGTTGTGTGACAgttttcatcacaggaatgCTGACCACCTGAAGTAGTCCCTTTAATGGCTACTTAATTAGATTTAACGGTGATTAAATCTAATGGTGATAATGATTTAACATTGATTGATTACCTGAGGTCTAATCAccatccctctctttctctctcctcatgTGCTGCTCTGGCTGATCAGATATTCTCGCCGTTTCAGGTAAGCACGGTTTCAAATCCTCCTTTATTCCATGAAACGTCATCAGACGTCATCTGCTGAGGCTGTTTTGTGTCTGTACAGCTTTTACGAGTTCTGTAATGCCGTTTAGGGAAGGCAAGAAGTCAAGCGCTAATCTGACAATGCCTCAAATTAGAGGAAGTTGGCGATGTGAGCGATGGGTTTGTTGTTAGGTAATTGGAATGTTCTAGTGATGAGTGTGGGTTTCTGCAAGCCCGCGACTGTGTGACGGCCGACACAGCCTCGCGATGAGATGTGAACGGATCATCCGGAATTCTGTTTAGACGTATCAGAGAATCAGCTAATGAGCCCGCTCAGAATACGGGACGATTATTTCCAGGGTCTGGATCCCCTGTCGTCAAAGAGATTAATGTACATATGAGcttctggttttttttttttaaattagttttcctATTTTGAGagcaaaagtaatatttatatgaatgagtcttgtgtgatgaaCTGAAGCACGTTGTAATTGAAGAACATGACTTGGCTCTGGGAAAGGAAGTGAGATGGTGCCGACAAGATTGTCTCAGAGGACATGTTTGGCACTGTTGAAcagttttagctgtttttctgttttagtttttgaacttttgaacAACTAActgctatttacatttttagtatattcTTTTCTAGTATATAAGCTACAAGCTCCCTTCTTTAGAAGGCATCTAGAAGTTATAAAATTTGCATGAAGGTTTTTTTAGAGCTGTTGGTGTGATCTGACAAGCAGTATTGTGTTAGTtgctaattattaatatgtaatgtCTCTGAAATTGTATAGaaaaatgtgtgcatatatatgacctcaaactacttttttttttttttatttgtttgtttacaattttgtttcatttagaaagaaCATTATGACTGGACAGAAATTGCAAACACTCAGTTCTTcccaaaagctgcattttttgtaagatatttgcatttgtgtgaCAAGAAGCGGCTTCAACAGGGAACAAGTTTGCAACAGATCAACATCAGCATTTCTCAAATAAGCACAAACCTACATAATCATTCTTAATAACAGCTGTCATTACGTCCCTGTGAGTTCCCATGCATTGACTACACATAATTAAATCATCATAAACAAGGTCATGCGCAATATTCATATTCCTCAAAGCTTCAGTTTTATCCTGAATGATTTTGAGTGAAAAACTAAACATactttaatgctaaaaaaagttaagaaaccAACCACATACTTAATTAGGTTGAAGATTTGTTTTCTTATGCATCTTACGACTAATAAACAGGCTTCGGTTACtgtcttctctttctctgtcacgCTCTCTATTCCTCTCAAACCATTTTTagtctttatttttcatctcagCAGTACCATCACTGTTTACGCTCTTAATATCTTCCTTATAAACTCATCATGACGACGACAGATCCTCCCTGGGACAAAgagaaagtaataaaaaaaacatcagcgTAAAGGGATCTTGAGGAAAAAAGGTGCATCAGTATAGCCTGGGGTGATTTTAAACGTATTCTTTACAATGATTCCATGTAGCGGTCACCTGGGGCTAGCTGAGTAGCCGTGCCAATTAAATTAGATATCAGCAGAACTCCTGCACCCCCTGACTGCATCCTGTTTACCGGCGATCCCCGCGGACACTCTCCGCTCCGCTCTGCTGTGTACAGTAATTGCGTTTAGGACACTGTCGCCTTGCAAaatattgtagaaaaaaaaaaaaaaaaaactcccgaGAAGGCAGGCTCTTCAGTATTACAAGCACggactacattacccatgaggCCTTGCTGCTCGGGAATAGCGGAGGGGAGGGGTTActtgttcatttgtttacatGGCCGTCAAAAGGTCATGGCAGAAAGTTCAAACAAAGAAGTTTCTGATTACATGGACGCTTGGATGTTTATGTCCACAGAGGGTTGAAATTTAAGAAGCGAAATGTGTGATATGGTTTTATATCATTCTTAATATAGCCAAGGAGGCTTTTTAGCTCAAGGAACGTATTGAATTATATGCGTATTGAATTATACGGGAGTTGTAATGTGCATATTGATTGTGGGAAAGCTATTAAAAGGTCGCGTTAGTGTTAGGTTACAGCGCTCCTGCTGTTGACTCTCCGAATCTTGTCCTATCTTGACAGAATCTGCATTTTTCCATGTATTATATTTAGGGATGAGAATAATAACAATCCTTCGTACGGGAATCAGACTGCACTGGTtgtttttgaatacatttttaacgaAGTCCAGTTCTCtcacaagcagttttatttaGTGACTCAGAAACACTGCATGACTAGAGCCACGCTGTTTTTGATTTACTCAAATTAACTATTCATAGTCTTTTGTTCAACAACTGGACATCGCCTGTCGATCTTTGTTTTTCACGGGCGAAAAAGAAAGCGGTTTATAAGCCACACTgttattttctgatttaataaaacatcccGTTGATTAGTCATTTGCTAAGGAATTCgacttttatttgtgtttgatttACTAGAAAGAGTTTTCATTTACTTGAGAATCAGACcgctgaatatttatttttcattcaaaagagACCATTTATAAAAGTCGTTAGCTCAGAAATCAGACTTCACTGGTTTTGGATTTACTAAAAGCAACCAATCACACGACCCACTCACGTCTTGCGTTTCTATGATTCATTATTAAGAACACGCTCATAAGAGTCAATTACTCTGGAATCAGAgatgttttgattcactaaagaTTCACACCAACTTGGGAAACAAACTTCATCATTTGCGATTTAGAGCTCAAAGTCTTTAGCTTGAGAATCAGACTTCACTTATTGATCTAAATAGTTATGATTCACTGAAAAGCAACATTTGCAAGAATCATTAGCTCTTAAAGGAGTCAGACTTCACCAACTAATACCAGACGGTAGTGAAGGACTTTCACTTTACTCAAGTAAACTTAGAAAGCAGCTCATCAGTGTGTTTTTCGGAAATGAACTGAATTATTCATACTTGCATGTTACTGCTGACCATAACTATTATTCGCTTTACTGTACATCATTAATTTCTAgcattcgtttatttatttatgtaaaaccCAATCGGTTCTTGATTCCAACTCCACTTATAATGGCGCATTGTGAAGAAGGTACTGTCTCCATGTCAAGCTGTTGGGGTTTGATGCAGTCCAACAGTTTTGTCAGACACTGTGTTGAGCATTCTGTGTAGACGATGTGATTACAGACTGCTTTTCTGTGATCTCACAAACGCTTAGCACTTCTAAAGACCCTCGGCTTCTGTCAGGATCAAGCTCTTGGCCCATAAGAGGGACCACATAGACGGgttaattaaacttaaataattacaaaaaaaaaaaaaaaaaaaaaaagtggcagtAATGACCCGTGGTTTGGAAGGGCAAAAACATATGGCAGTAGACAACTTCCCATCTCTTCTCTGCCAGTCTGGGGTGACGCCCCACCTTCGCTCGCTTTGATGATGTCAGCCAATGGCGGTGGCAGAATGCCAGGGTGGCATTAGGTATGCTGGACAGGtggcaaagagagagagagggacactAGCATGACACCATAATGAGAGGCATGCCAACTGTTTCCCCGTCTGCCGCCGGGCACGGCTCTCCGGACCGTTAAATCACAGAGTTGAGAGGCGTTTCCTGTTTCTCTCACTCGGTCTGTCTCACACCTgtgctgtctttctctctttctctctcaatctttctacctggtctcatgtaCTTTTTAGCAAGccacgaaatacgtaccaataagtacatttcACTGCCGTTTAAAAGTCACTCAACACTAGAGGCAGCAAAACCCTGAtgccttttattccttttcgcACAAATTTACAGCtccattttcacacaattacttgaagaatatcatgttatgacttcaaaacaatattaatatgctgggagatttgaaaaatgATGCCTTTGAATTTCATTATCAAACATATCctgcttcatatctatgggtttccATACACTATAGATTTGTTCTGTAGCTTACGGAGTACAGAGAGGCAAGGAACTCCGGTTCGAATCCCGTGTAACTATGATTCGACAAGTTGAAATAGCACTGTTTGCattaacaaatgtgttttatattagctttgcatttgttaacactgtctGGCAGGTTTAGGGGTGGAATTTGGTGATATTTCCAACataatagagcattaactttccACAGATTTTTCAGATCTGAATCACTGCAATACATACGTATatcatcataataaaaatatgccagggtctacgtattgaacctgtgttttagctccactcagtggacatttttctttgaaactgtCTTGAAACTtgcagtaaggcacgtaaaaactgtattgcacaaaaagtgcaaagaggtacatatttttatgagacccaGGTTACAGTCTTTACATAGAATCCATttatctctcctctctctgatGGAATCGGGTTTTTCCTCTTTGAGCAGCACATCCCGGTTTCTATTGGTGCACCATTCCTTCCCTAGCAATTTCTGTAGCTGAACTTGACAGTCAGTGAATGCCACAAAGTGACCGGGCCGTCTCAAATCATGAGGTGTTGCATGGAATGATCTGGTAAGAGGATTTTCCGTTGTCAGGCTGTGATTTAGTTGTCAGTAATTGTCAACGAGGCCTGGGAAGGCCCTAAAAAACTGCCCCGGTGTTGCAAGGTTATTTTATCGCCCCGATATTTCTTAATTCGTCTTTTTATCTCACCATCCTGCAGTTTGTCTCGAATAAATGTGCTGTCGCATCTTATCATAGCAGATATGCATTTAATCAGGATGCAAATACAGATAATTAGAGTGATTATAAGTCAGTCTGATCAAgtctaattgtttttttatatgcagcTTCCTTTCTGCTCTGAATTGCAATTCATTACAAGGCTGGCCGAAAGTTATCGGAACGGACCTGTGGAATGTGGCCTCGTCACCGCTAATAGTGGACGACGGCCGTAATTAACCCAACACACTCTGTCACCATAGTCACAATCTCGTTCAGACAAAGCCGCTGCAGGGCCTTTAATGCGTGTTTGTATTTAACCCAGATTAGGTTGGAGAGTCATGCAAtcacatttgaataaatgtctCATTATCTCTAATAGTGTTGGCTTATGGTCGCATGTTATTGTCGGAAATTGTTTCAGGTTAAGACGATTACACAGAGCGGTGGAGGAACATACACGGTGATTGCCGTGACCTTGTCAGGgctcacagttttttttttttttttaccgacCCGATCAGGTCAGCAGTTCAGATTCCAACTGGGGATGTTTTGAAAGGCTCTAAgccaaattttaaatgtatcaattttaaatgtattatttatattttatataaaatatttatatatgtattattaatattatttatattgtatatattaaacagttttattacatcaaaagattttaaatatttttttatttatatatatatgcctgtCATGTAATGGAATTAATATTCCTgagtgatatttatttatttttatttttttttcatattcatgcacatttctcttttaaatgtcCCTCAGGTCAGGTACAGGACAAATACCCAATAATTGTAACAAAGTGAGAAATCAATAAAGGTTGCTGAAGGGCTGGGAAAGGTTGTAAATCAATAAAGCAGAGAGGTGAAGGCCTCAGAGGGCATTTACATGGTCCCAAATAATCACTGCCTGGCTTCTATTACCTTTATACTTGATTGGCTATTGACATTAAATGAGTGTCCACAGCATATTTCCCCAATGAATTGACCAGATCAGTTTAAAATGGTTTCAATGAGCACGTTTTTCACACATATGATGAAcatgcgcacgcacacacacacacacacacacacacaccagtacTCCCGTGATCAAGCGCAGCAATGTTAAAAGATGCagctctcttttatttttatgtttccaATGCAAGTATTAAGCTGTTTGTAAACATCTAACTCAAAttctattacattttattttttctttgtttctagAACTTGAAGCTCAAGAGCCCAGAACAGGCTTATAATTTAAGAAACACAGTATAACCTGCAGTTGCTATGATACACCAGGCTGGTTAAAGGCCAAGTCACATACAAAAGCGACTTCTTTGTCAAGTTCTTTATTATAATGACCTTTGAAAATACCATTTAGTATATCTCCAACTCTCCCCAACTGTGTTGTCTGAAGACTTGCCTCTTTGAAATACCTTCTCAGCTAAAGGAATTCAGGAGAGGAAGCAACAATTTACCCAAAAACTAGAAGATAAAAGATCCAGATCCAAGTCAagggtgattaaatgatgacacaagtgtgttttattggtgaactgttgttttatgtatgctcagcagttttctttttttttcacttgaaaTGAGCATTTACAATACAGAAAGTTCTCATTTTATAGTGCCATGACAGTCATTTTGCATAATGCACAACAGATGGAAGTTCGTTAACACCCTTCTCAGTCAACATTCAGCCCATCTGAAAGATCTCTGTATATTGCTCTCTGCTTAGCTCAGTCATCATTCACGTTTATAACAGGatgctttttttcctcattcataaaaatgtacaccACCTTTTGAACTTTGGTGAAACTTTTTTTGAGGCAGCTGTAGCCTACAAGTTTAATGTGACATCCATATAACTaaattgacagaaaaaaatctatacgtTCAAATTATGTTGTTCTGTTTGTTCTGGATGATTTTAATTTCTTGTACCTTTGAGGCTCAGCTGCTgtggttaaatgtgacttaacatttcactaaatattttaattatcatagttaaaaataaacactcaaTCCCTTTATCCTAATCTTGTGaggacttattttaaaatgctcttttcACATATCCATAGAAAAAGATCACTACATGGATAATCAGCCCATCCTGGTGAATAAGTCAAAGCACAGTTCTCTGCTCTTTGTCCATTGGGTTCTCGAGGATCCCAGAACCTGCATCAACAGATCAGAGTTAGATGTTTCTGTGTGATATGATACTGACTGTGagaatcatttattatatactaATCAGTTCAGTTCCACGTTTTCTCACCCAGAGGTCAGTGTGCTGCCATCAACCCATTTCCACCTGCCCTCCACATCACTGTCAGTCAGACCAATCCAGACATTAGCATTAAGAGATATTTTCTTCACAAAATCCtgaggaaaaatataaataaatggtattttaaagtataaccATTTTATTTCCATGGAGttataaaattacttttcacTCACTTGTTCCTCTCTGTTGTTTATTGTGATCAgatctgctcctctctctgtaCAGTATCTTCTGCTCTCAGTCCAGCTCTTCTTCTCAGATGAAATGTAGTAAAAATTAGATTGATAATAAATCCATCCATCTGTAAACATAaacaattttactttttctgaACTGATTTATTCCAATTACACTGATCTACTAATAAGTGGTTgtgttagttttaatatttacccATTTGACGAATACTTTCGAATAGTTCATTTTTCTCGTGATGTAACTGGTCTCTTTGCTTAATCAGATCACGGTTACTTGATAGtaatccatctctctctcttgtcaGCTGCATGTTTTGGTCTATTAGCTGGTCTCTCGCTTCTGTGAGTGTGCTCTTGTTAGTTTGTAGCTGGTCAATCTTTTCTGTGAGTTTGTTGTTTGTAAAGAGTGTGACACACAGCACTATGACTGCAGTCAGCAGAAGAACACACAGAAGAACCAAACACACTACAGCTGACCTGTAGTTTCTGATCTTCACTGAATCTCTTCCTGTAGATTATTAAACATTCACATAGCTcaaatgtgttgtgtgtgtgtcaaatatGTGTTATAAGGAATTGAGTCTCAGTACCTGTGTGTAGAGGTGTTTGGTGTTTCCCGGTGTTCTCTGTTTTTGTCTCGACATCATGAATGTTTAGAGTATGTACATTAGCATAGATGTTCTCTTTAGCTTCATCTTTACCTATTCCATGTTCTATAAATTCCATTCTATTATTTGTAGGTAAATATGAGATTATTAGAAGTTGTCGCTTCAAGCAGGCTGTGCTGCTCTGAATTTCTGCTTTGAGCTTCTGCTTTTATAAGACGCTGCAGTCAAAAACAGGAAGgcgtatttttagtttatgattatgattatgattattattaatttactatatatacatTACTTCTTTTGCACTCATGTGCTAAATATAATGATGAAATGCAATGTAGATACTCTTCAGCATTTTGTCTTCCTTCACTACAGTTCAATCtttgtaaaacaaacacactggTTGAGAACTAGTTGCTTTTGGTAGCATGGGAAAGCAGTTCTCAGATGCTTATGTGGCAAATGACAGTGTGAAAAGTCTGACTGTTGTAACACATCAGAAGAACAGTGCTGTCCCAATGCACATAAATTAAGTTTATATAAGCTtggacacaaacaaacatgtatttttttcccaggATTTCAAAAGTTGAACTTAAAATCTTGTGTGATTGTGacagtactttttaaaacatttaaatgtgtaagAAATTACAAATGGTGCATCTAAAAACACTACTAAGGGAAGTGAAACTAAGAAATGGGTTCTGTGGCTAAGATACAGTCACTAAGACTAAGAGAAATTATCTGTCAGGAGATGACTTAATTTGAAGACggcatgtatatgtgtatatatatatatatatatgtgtgtgtgtgtgtgtgtgtgtgtgtgtgtgtggataaacTGGTTCTTTAAATCTGTTTggattttaaagaataaacttaaatagcCTATGTGCACATATGATGGCGGCGTAGCAGATGGAGGTGGAGCCAGAGATAAAAGATCCAGAGACTCTATGCGGAGCCAGAGGTGTAAGCAGGGATTTAGAAGGCCGTGGCAAGAGCCAGAGAAAGAGgactggtggagctggtgggaCGGAGGGATGAGGCAAAGCTGAGTGCAATCCTGAGATGAAGGTGACTGGGATCTGGATCCCATGAGTCACTGTTGTCACCAGACGAGCCTTTCAAGGTTGTGGTGTTACAGTCTGGGCAAGTGTGTCTAGTCAATACAGAACTGTCCCACACCTTGCAAATGGTACTGTGACTGCTGGAGGCTGGGGTTCCTCAAATAGAGAGGTACCATAGGTGCAATACAGTACTGTGTGAGCTCAAGGTGCTTTTATTCAAgtaatttcattttgttcagctTTAGGCAGCGTGTCCACCCAATCACCTTATAGCCTTATACTTATCTTGGAGATAAGTAGTATAACGTAATTTTGCTCCATTACTTTTGTCAGAGagctttaattaattttcaaattttgCATGGCTTATCCAGCGAAACAATGAGCTTACAGTATCTCTATACAGATTTAGCTTACCAATAGTAAATAGTATTAACAAGAATGAGTTCGAGAAGTGTTTTTGTACTaattagaaattattaaaatgcttcCACTGCTGATACTTTAGTCTAAAAAGCGCAAACATTTAACTATTAAGTTTTTGCATTAGTTCAGGTCATCAGGTAAAAGATAGTTTAATTCTAAATACTGGCTTATAACATGCAGTACCGTGTACAAATTATCCATATACAGgctttaaagctgcagtccataactttttgtgttcttttgatgcaaaatcaatatttgagaaagtacataaccagccagtgttcaaaactatcCTCTTACTTTAGCCTGATTCACGACGGTTTGCTTATATGCCATAATTGGAGCATAGCATCGTGTCGTTACGTCAGTCTCAATCGCCTGTGAGGATCTCCAAGTGACACATCATTTAATCATAGCCTATTCTCACAGCAtctggaataattaaatgtcaaaaaactattttgatgGCAGATTGGAAACCAATAAAGGATTATATGAAACACACTTCTGATTACAGATAACGTGGGATTAAACAAGATTTGTATTTGTATGCTTCAAAAGGAGCATAGTGTGTTTAagaatttcttaatatgaaatttgAATGATGTGACAATTAGAGATTAGACCGTACATACATTGCCAAACATGCACGCTAATGCACACTGTACTCGTACAATGTTCATGTTGTTAATCTCACCTCAAAGCATAAGATGAGACGGAGCACTGCCCCACTCATGGAATATAATTCCTCAAGGAACTGCAATTCAAGGTTATCAAAAATAGATGACGACAAAACATacaaactgcagctttaaatgtttatataaaaacgtTACTCTTGGGAATTTCATATAtgttataaacatataaaaacagataTCCAGAAGATGGATATATGCGATAATAATATATCAACTTATATGCAACATGACAACATCAATACTTACTGTATATAAGGCTCTATTCACGACTCCTCCTGCGACTTCAAGCGGAAAAAACTTGCTGATCTGTATTCGGTAAGTTCGTTTAAGATGTCAGATGCTTCAGCTTGAATGAGGATGAGAGCAGAAAGCTGCAGTCATCCTGTAAGTCCATGCTTACTATACTAATATGCTTTACACTGCTTCGAGTCACAACGTCATGTGAAAAGGGTCTATTCTGCAAAGGTTTTAAATCTTTCAGAGACCAA from Puntigrus tetrazona isolate hp1 chromosome 24, ASM1883169v1, whole genome shotgun sequence includes:
- the LOC122330141 gene encoding CD209 antigen-like protein C is translated as MEFIEHGIGKDEAKENIYANVHTLNIHDVETKTENTGKHQTPLHTGRDSVKIRNYRSAVVCLVLLCVLLLTAVIVLCVTLFTNNKLTEKIDQLQTNKSTLTEARDQLIDQNMQLTRERDGLLSSNRDLIKQRDQLHHEKNELFESIRQMDGWIYYQSNFYYISSEKKSWTESRRYCTERGADLITINNREEQDFVKKISLNANVWIGLTDSDVEGRWKWVDGSTLTSGFWDPREPNGQRAENCALTYSPGWADYPCSDLFLWICEKSILK